DNA sequence from the Callospermophilus lateralis isolate mCalLat2 chromosome 2, mCalLat2.hap1, whole genome shotgun sequence genome:
GATTCCTTAGAAAATTCCATTACTAGTTCCTTACAAAGTTCTTGAGGGTTCAACTCCAAGGCAAACCAATCCTCCTTGTTAGAATAAAGTCAAATCACAGTTCATGACTGCATATGTTATGTGCTATCCTTGGTCATATCTACTTTTTAAGCTACTATAAGAAGTCCCCAAAAGTCCATAAGAATGTAAAACACACAATAATACAaggattttttaaattacttCTTTTGTGAAtaggctgaattttttttttcgaaTCATTATACAAGAAGTGGTTTAGAGCTCTGTGTCATGCATTTGGCTTTGCAAGGTAAATTAGTGAAAGTGTGTGTGACACAAGTAACAGTCTTATTGAACTGCTTGAGTATACCACTTTTGTAAAACACATTTGAGAATTATATCCTCAAATGTAAATTGAGAATGTAGAAAACTTGGCCAGGCTATGTCTtcaacttatatttttaaaaaggcagggTTGGGGGTGGGGCTGACAAACAAACCAGATTCACAAAAGTACCACATGGATAAAGAGTAGATTTCCTAGTACAAAGATGTTACCCAGTCTAATAAAGACAATGCATCTAGTATATGAAGAATAGCCAATACACAGTATTATTCAATgattaaagtaaaaatattttaaaagaaagaaaaagacaacccatagaatgagagaaaatagttGCAAATCATGTATCTGATAAGGGACTTacatccagaatacataaagaacttttATAACTCACCAGTAAACAGATGAcctaatttaaaaatgggcaaaagatctaaacagacatttcCCTAAAAAAGATCTATAAACGGCCCAAGCAgcacacaaaaaaatgctcaacagaacaacacaaatcaaaaccataacGATACACTATTTCACATACCCAACACTATAGCTCTAATTGTTTTAAATATGGAAAATACTAAATGTTAGTGATAATGTGGAGAAATAGTAACCTTTGTGCATTACTGGTGAGACTAAAATGGTGGAGCTATTTTGAAAATGGTTTAGCAGTTCCTTAATAAGTTAAAACAGAGTTGTCACAGGACCCAATAATTCTACTCCTAGGTAGTTTCCCAAACAAGATAAAAACATATACCCACACAAAAATTTTTTGTATATAAATGTTCATAGTAGCAATATAATAACAATAGactgaaacaacccaaatgtccatcagctgATGAAAAGAAATGGCATATTTGTACAATGAAATAAATACGGCATATTGTACAATGAAATACTATctagcaataaaaagaaaagaaatgccacAACAGGGATCAAACTGGAAAATATTATGTAAAAGCAAGAAGGTAGTCACAAAAAGCTATATAATATGGGATTCCACTTATATATGACATCTGCAGAATAAGTAAATTCATTAGATAAAAAGCTGGTTGCCAAGAACTGGAGGGAGGAACGAGTTATACTGGTAAGCAAGAGGTTTCTTTCTGAGGTGTtaaaaatgttctgaaattaTATAATGGTGATGGCTACATCAGGAGCATTCtagttacacccccagccctttttaaaatttttgagataggatcttgctaaaatGTCAAGGTTGGCTATAAAttgtaatcctcttgcttcagcctcctaaattgctgggattacaagtatgtaccACTACTCTCGATTTGAACTGTAcacttttaaaaagtgaatgttacagtatatgaattatatctcaataaagctgttattttaaaaaagaaagaaaaatgaataaactgAAAAGGCATAGTTTTTTAATAAGGCTATGAATATTTTCAggatatattttattaataacaTCATGACTATGCTAGAAAAGTAATAAATGTAAACTTCCTTTTGGGGATCTTAATGTTGACACTGAAATTGGAAAAGTGTGTTTGTAAAAGAAACGTAATTTGGGGAAGTTTCAGGCCAAAGGGACTGGTGCCTCAGGCTTCTAGGAAGCTTTTCCCAAAATATATGACTATTTTGAAGATTAAAAGAGatcaaaatgggctggggatgtggctcaagtggtagcgcgctcgcctggtatgcgtgcggcccaggttccatcctcagcaccacatacaaacaaagatgttgtgtccgccgagaactaaaaaataaatattaaaaaattaaaaaaaaaaaaaaaaaaagagagatcaaAATGACCACAGATCTCTGCTTTCCATATTCTTTGCATGTCTATTCATtcttattcatgttttaatttctggcctattagaTTTAAATCATGAACTCAAACCCCtttgttatataaataaataacaatatttactgttaaataaataatgaatgttAGAACTAAAGAAtattagggctgaggttgtggctcagtagtagagtgcttgccttccacATGTGAGGACCTTGatctgatcctcagaaccacataaaaataaacaaataaaatagaggtactgtgtccaactacaattaaaaaataaatattaaaaaaaaagaacattagaACTACAGGTGTAGAGTTCTAATATCATTCTACTCTCCTCTCAATTCATTACAGTTAGGCTCATATATTGCAAAAATATATGAtctgattcttttaaattttgagagaaAAGATCTAATACTTCTTTTAGAAATGTCTGTtgctataaaaaaaaatattccaagcTATCACATCCACTAAAATGATTACCAATGTGAAGTTGGTTCAGATAAAGCTGGTTCTAATGGCTGGATCTATTTTCATGATATGCCTTATCAACATCATGTAGCCTGAAATAGCAACTAAATACCTTGATACTGAGAGGAGagcattttaaaaaacttttaaaaccaACTTCAAAAAAATTCAGCTTAAGGTCAGATATCAATCTTAAATCTAGTCACACAGAATCAATAGCACATTCTCAAAACTGTCCTCTGAGCCCTGAGGTGTATTAACTGGATGAATGGCCTCTATTCAGATGAACTTCCTGCATATTATCACCTGGATGAAATGTATTTCATTATTTCTAGCTTTCTGAGAATGAAAAGGACTGAAGCAATAGTCTTGGAAGTGCTGACGACGCAGAATTCTCTGATGCACATAGATGAGGGACTCACTATCGCCTCATGTGCCATACCTGGTATGCACTGCGCTGTGGCCTCAGTGGTTATAGTTGGAGCAACTGGAGGCTGCTGCTGACTGGAGCTCACTTCTGGCTCTGGGTTAACTGAGGGAGAGAGGGCTACCTCACAGGATGAGACCTGGCTGGGCAGATGAGACAGGAATTCTTCAGAAGCAACTTGATCATCCTGTCCAGGCAGCTGCAGGGCAGACAAAGGGATACTGATCTGTTTGTTAGGATGGGATGTGCTCACAGGCATCTGCATGGCCACCTGCTGGTTGGTGCCATGGGTACCAGTGGGTCCTCTGTTTGGTGAAGCCAGAGATACCCTAGCAGTCTTTGGGACAACTGGTCTGGAGATCACAGAAGGAGATGCAGACATACCATGTGGGTCTAGCTCCGTGTTAATGGCAGATGTTACATGGGAAATCAACTTAGCAGACCCCACACAGGAGGGACCAGCATGAGTCTGAGACTTGGGTTTTGCCATCTGAGTCAAGGACAGGGCTGGTCCATCTACCCCTCCAGTCAGCTCTGCATTTGCCACAATGTAATAATCTTCTGGAATTTCTTGTTTGATTTTCTTGATGATGACGTCATTGCTGCATTCATCAATCATCTGTGTCTGGGAACTTGAATGGAGGGAAGACGGAACTATTCCTGGCCTTTTTCGAGCAATGCTTTGAGGTCTTTGGGTTTGGGGTTCAAAGTCACTATCCTCATCTGTAACAGAAGACTCACAAACCATGTCAAACAGGGTGTTTTCATCCTCATACTCTTCAACAGCTTCATCCAGTTCAGAGGGCTCACTGCAATAAGAGAAGTCACAAGAGTCTCTGGTCCGGTTACAGTCTAGCTTTGCTTTCACTGGTCTCCCAGGGTACCTTTCAACGGGGCTAGTTTGTGTCTCAGAAGGCACCCCAATTATACTGGGACTATCAGAGTTAAAACTTCTGTTGTCCTGGAAACAGACCCTTTCTTGGGACCCAGCTCTACAAGTAGCTGTTAGTGGCCAATGATAAGCATGGCCAGCACTACAGCCCCACATTGCGGTCAGGTTCCCATGGGAACCTTCAGAAAGCAAGTGTTTTAGGTTTGGAATGAGGCTGCAAATGGTCCCATGGCTATGGGCCCAGCTGACCAATTTGGACAGATTCTCAGATGAGGTATGAAGACAATCCTCCATGTTACAGGATCAGCAGTGTCTTTCctaaaaggaaataatcaaaataagaaaccattattATCCGACATTCCCATATCTCAATTAATTTCTTCCAACTATGATCATCtgtcataaaaaaaagaaatgcacttCAGAGTTGGGCACGATGCCATATGCCTATaactccagcaactcaggagtctgggacaggaggattgcaagtccaagATCAGCCTtagctacttagtgagaccctgtttcaaaataaaaaataaaaagggctagaaatgtagctcagtggtaaagttcctaggttaaatccccagtacaaaaccaACATAACAAACAAAGCACTTTGAAACTGTACCTAGTTAGTATCACTGCTTTGGGGCAGCAACTGGaaagaaatatggaaaaaagtaaaaacaatgaCTTATGGAGACAAATTTTGCCAGTTTCCTTTAGAGCTATAATAATGGCTacacaaaagaaaaaagcaaaagagggaaagaaagaagaactAATTAAGCAATTAAAAAGAGAGAAGCTTCTTTATGGTACATTTCCTTTCCAAAGTGACAGAGAGGTTTAGTTAGCCCCTTAATACTGAAATGTGTATTACGTGTATTAACCAAGAAGATACCCTTCCACTGCTACCCTCTAGAAACTTCATTACTAAAAGCAGAGCCAAAAAGGTGGTTTGAATCCATTCTAGGATGGATGTCAGAGAGAGGGCATCTATGCTCTGCTGGGTACCAGAAAACAAGGGAACTGAAATTCAAGTAGAGAATAAGGAATTAAACTTAATCAGCAGGAGAAGACTCTCTGACAGGGCAGGCTGTAGACCATCAGCAAGGATAGCCAGACCAGGGTCAGCCACTGGTAGAAGCAGGATTCTACCAGTCTTGGCTATctgaaatttctgaaatattCCAATTCATTACACAGAGGTAAAAGGCATGTCTGAAGTGTTCCAccatccaagggtcccatgaacccAAGGATAAGCAATTACCAAATAGAAATAAGTCATTTCTTATTTGGCAGGACTTGGGATCACTTATATGGGTCCTCGGCTGGGTGAGAACAGTGAGGACAACATGATGGGCAGGAAAGTGAAAGGGGTATGTGGAGTCTGCAAACACTCTGAAAGGTTAACAGGGCTCCGTCAAGAAGGAGATCCTGGAAAGCTGGGCAGGGAAGCGCAAGGATCTTTATGAAATTATCAATCtatctgtggtgctggggattgaactcagggcattcaaccactgagccacatcccggccctattttgaatttttttttttttttttttttagagacagggtctcactgaattgcccagcaccttgcttttgctgaggctggctttgaacttgccatcctcctgcctcagtctcccaagctgctgtgattacaggagtGAACCACCGTACTCAGCTAAAATATTTAACAATTTGAAAGAAAACTGCTTtacaggaacaaaaaaaaaaggttcaggtATAAAAGTATTATATCAGTTTCCCAAAACCTGACAAAGCTAGTTTGGAGCCATGTAACAGTGAATGCCTGGTTGGCTTCTACCTGAATTCAGTTCCCACAATCTTTACAACAGTCCTTAAAAGTGTTACTCCTACAAGGTTCTGAACTTTTCAAAGGGTTTGTTTTAATACTATTAGATCTCAATTGCTGATGGATGACAAACTTTCTACAACAGAAACTGATGACAAcagaaaaaacaaatcaaaacaaaacttttctaaaGAAAGCTCAGATGGTTTCATGGTTAATTCTGTTAATTCAggagaaacaataaaaaataatgcaAGTATTTTcaaaagagaggaagagggagcaCTCAACCTGTTTGAGAGCAACATAATCCTTATACCAAAATTGTGACAAagcttttacaataaagaaaacaTTCATAAAGAATATTGATgtaggggctggagatatagctcagttggtagagtgtttgcctcgcatgcacaatgccatgggttcaatcctcagcaccacaaaaaaagcaaaCTGAACCCAACAAGGTATATATAGGTAAtacattgtttttcttttatttgttctttttagttttacatgacaatagaatgattTGGACATGTCATACATAAATGGGGTATAGCTTCCtattttttgtggttgtacatgatatggaattaTACTGgtcatatattaatataaaaacataggaaagttatgtccaattcattctactgtctttcccattcccatccaccCTCCCTTTCTCCCACTCCCCCGTCTGATCCAGTGAACCTCCATCTCCCCCTCTCCCATTGTGAGTTagctccacatatcagagagaacatctggactttagttttttgggattggcttatttcacttagcatgacagtatCTAATTtcatcatttactggcaaataccataattttatacttctttatggctgaataatattccattgtgtacaggaTAGGTAATACATTGTGACCACATAAAACTTACCCCAAGAATACAAGGCTGAATGTTCAAAAATCAGTGTAATTCAATGTGCTAACCATCCATGGGAGAAAAACTACAAGGTCAtttcaaaagataaaagaaaactcAATATTCATTTATGACAGAAACAGACACACCtgtaacctgtaatcccagctgctggggaggctgaagcaggaggatcttgagttcaaaggcagcctcagcaatagcaaggtgctaagcaacttaatgagactatgtctctaaataaaattcaaaatacggCTGGGGATGCGGTTCAGTGGTTGAATGACATTGAGTTCAACCCCCTTACTCCCCTCccaaattaaagaaagaaaagaaaaacacaacaaCAATAACACTTAGCAAACTGTAACAATAGGGCAACATCCCAAATAGATAAATGGGCACCTATGAGAAATGCACAACTAATATTATACTTATATATAAGACTGAATTATTTCTAAGATTAGGAATAAGTAAAAAATGTTCTTCTGTAACATTTCCATTCACCATTGTATTAGTAGTTCTAGCCACTGAAATAACAACAGGAGAAAGGGGAGGGGAAAGGGatggagaggagagggagaagaagaagaaaaattagaagaaataaaactgttCCTATTCATGAAGATAAGGTAGTTTAGGTAGAAacccaagagaattcacaaagcaactgttagaacttgCAGTTGGAGGaatgagtgatattggccaaattataacaACATTGTATACTGTGTGCATGCACAGATATTTgaacaacaaattccatcagtATGTACAATTATGATGCACTGATttaaaaatgtggggaaaaaaagaacttgtAGTTGAATTTTGCGAAGTTgcatgaaataatatttttttaaagagagagagaattttttaatatttattttttggttttcagtggacacaacatctttatttaatttttatgtggtgctgaggatcgaacccagagccccgtgcttgccaggcgagtgcgttaccgcttgagccccagccccagctcaggAAATAATTAATATTGAAAAATCAATTCTCTATATGCAAGTAGTAAAATACTGGAATATTAAAATCAAAAATTTACTTATAGTAGTACCACTTCCTAATGCCTAAATACCTAGAAATAATTCTACCAAAAGATGTCaaagacttctttttttaaatatctttagtctgtttatctatttttttttaatgtggtgctaaggatcaaactcaatgcctcacatgtgcgaggcaaatgctctatcactgagccacaaccccagcccaagatgtCAAAGACTTCTATCCCAAAAATCACAATAATGAGTGAAATTAGACATGATCAAATAGATATACTCTATTAGTGAAGAGTCAACATTGTAAGGTTGGTATTATTCCCTAATTGATCTGTAGATTTCAATACAATTCCAATCATGAAGGTCTTTCAGGTCATGCAAAATAATTTGGACTTTGTTACACAGTTAATAAAGTATATGGTTTTAAGGAAGAAGGTAACTGGAATAATTCTGATTATAGATGGAAGAGAGATGGACTAGAGGAGAAAACTCTTGTTTGGAAATTTGATACAGCAATTCAGGTAAGGTATAATAGCAACCTGCCTTGAATAGCAGCAGATATCCGGATGGAAAGAGCACAGATCTAAAAAGAAGATAATGGAAGACTGGATATGGGAgatgggaagaaggaagaagttGTGATGCAGCTCACCATCTCTCTAGCAAATTGACCCAGGCTATGTCCTTACTTGAAATATGCATTCATGACATACAAACTAGATATGCCTTTGCCAGGAAAACAATtgatttttgaaataatttttagtgAGGTTTCTACTGTCATGGAAAAAAGTTGCCTGAGTTAATTTGATACTGATATTACattaaaaatgctttaaaaatattaatgcttctaaaatattcattcataAATACCTCAAAATTCTCAACTCTCCCTTAGTTTCTATAGCATATACTGAGTGAATTTTTACTATATACTGTCAGAAAAGGATTAACATTAATTATAATGGCATTCCATTCATTCAAATTGATCTAATAGCAATATTATTCAATCACATGTAAAGTGGTATTCCCATCAATGGGCATGATTTGACATGATGATTCATGATATACAGTTCACTCAAAGAAAAACAGTAAATAGAAAACCTGAAATTTCTGTCTCAAAGtgaatgacaaaataaataaatatatagattttttagatgtagatggacacaatattttatttatttttgtgtggtgctgaggatctaacccagtgcctcacacatgctaggcaagcactctaccactgagccacaaccccagttcatgataaaatattttaaattgcctTTAAATTTATATAGCTTCAAACCAGGCATcatagcacacacctataatgccagcaactgaggagactgagacaagaggatcaaaatcaagccttagcaacttggtgaggccctgtctcaaaataaaaattaaggcatgcctagggatgcagctcagtagttaAGGCACCCCTAAGTTCAAACTCCAACCCACCTCACCCAAAATTTAGCTTCATTCTTTTGATGGCATTTCCCAAGATGTAACAGGATCTATAATAAAGAATCTGTAtggagctgggattgtagctcagcggtagagcagtcgcctagcacgtgcgaggctctgggttcaaccctcagcaccacataaacataaataaataaaaaataaaataaaataaaagtattgtatccaactacaaaaaagaatatattttaaaaaatgatgtatCCTATTTGCAAAGGCACGATAAAGTTGCATCTTAATAGATTATAGGCAATAAACAATAAACCCaacttaaaacacacacacacaaagaatctgTTGttgggtgaatgcctgtaatctcagatacGATGATCACCTGCCTTGTGGTGGTGCAATGCCTCAGCCTCATTTGTTCCTCAACTTTCCAACCTGCCAGTTTCTCATAGGGTCTTAGGAGTGTACCTGGTGACTAAAACTACAAATGAACTCACATACTAAAATGAGGCACTCCTTCAAAATGCTGTCTACAACCAAGCTCTAAAGTAGATGATCTCTGCAGAGGAGATATTACCAGCAATCACACCTGTATGTCCAAACCAGGCCTGCTGCCCTGATTTGGGGACAGTGTATTCTTTCTGGGAAAACTCATCCATTAATTTTTCTGGAAGTGGTGAAAGGAGATTTTTTCCTGGGCTAGTGTTGGGTGCTCAGCATTagattccttcctttctttttttccctctgtcttttggtaccaaggattgaactcaggggcacttcatCATTAAGCAACATTctcggttctatttatttttagacTAAATTGCTGTGGCTGGGCTGGAATTTGagaccccctgcctcagcctccagagtcactgggattacaggcataccaaTTAGCTTTCAGAGTAATCTGAAAaatcttcctcccttcttcctGTTGAGTGTGTGgagatattcttttattttttgtaaaaagGCGGGGATGAGGGGAGGGTCCTCTTTAGTCCTCCTTTCTTGGTTTCCCagagattttctttttccttagttGGCATTTCACTTGGTTTTAAGAAATGAGTAAAACTAGCTGGGGGTGGTtgggcacacctataatccctccaccttgaggcaggatgatcacaagttcaaagccagactctggGTTgacttgtagctcagtggtagagcacttgcatagctctggtgaggccctgggttccatcctcagtaccacataaaacaaaagtttcaattcttaaaaaaaccaaacaaacaaacaaataaaagtcaGCCTCACCAAATCAATGTGGCCCTAtgcaattcagtaagaccctgtctctaagtaaaatattttaaaaagctggaaatgtggctcagtagttaagcgcccCCAGGTTCAATTGCAGATACctaaaagaaaagagaataaaaccttTGGCTCAGTTGACTGAGAGCCAATGCACAACTAGAGAGCCATTTGCAACAGAAGTTCTCAAATCAAGCTGTGCCCTGAAATCACCTATGGTTCTGATTAGAAAGTAGAGGATCTGCTTCTAGCTCAACCTTGGAAGTTGACCAAGAGGCTGGGTGTGGGAATCTGTGTTTATATCTAGTGTTTGCAGCCAGTTTCAATCTGCACTTGAGAATCATGAATCTACATGACTTTTAATGTTGTATATAGTATAATTAACCAAACCTTTACTTTTGGACACTTTGCTTAGCTTGATTCCAATTATTCATTAATATAATGGCTATAATGAACATTAACCTTTTGGCTATAATGAAATTAACCTTTTTATCTACCTCTATATCATCCTGATAAACACCTAGACATAGAATCAAAAGTAGaactttaggggctggggatgtggctcaagtggtagcgcgctcgcctggcatgcgtgcgacccgggttcgatcctcagcaccacatacaaataaagatgttgtgtccaccgaaaactaaacaataaatattaaaaaaaaaaaagtagaactttaatttttttagtcaAACTGTCTGTAAGTAGGCTCTATCAGACTGCTCCCACTTACAGTATACTAGAGTGTCTATTTCCTTATCTTCTGCCTACATAGGATagtaatacttttttaaaaaatttttgctaattagaggagaaatgatatcTTAGTGCTTATTAATGGCATTTTATAACTACAAAATTACATTCAATACACATTTCTTAATAATCTACCAGGTCATTATGAACAATCTGTGCAAAACCCAACGTGGTTCTTACTCTCATTTTTATAGAAAAGTAATATTAATCCAATAATCAAACAAGTAAACCTAATAAATGGTACTTAATATCAAAACTGTGATAAGTGGTACTATTAGATCTTCTAAAACAGTAATCTATTTAGAAATGTTGGTGAGGACTCCCCAAAAATTGAAGTTAACAATAAAGATAATGAGAAGAGCATGCACTGACAGCACTCACAATGTGCTGGCTCTAATCTAAGCACATTAGGTACAGTAATACACCTACT
Encoded proteins:
- the Kiaa1958 gene encoding uncharacterized protein KIAA1958 homolog isoform X2, with the protein product MEDCLHTSSENLSKLVSWAHSHGTICSLIPNLKHLLSEGSHGNLTAMWGCSAGHAYHWPLTATCRAGSQERVCFQDNRSFNSDSPSIIGVPSETQTSPVERYPGRPVKAKLDCNRTRDSCDFSYCSEPSELDEAVEEYEDENTLFDMVCESSVTDEDSDFEPQTQRPQSIARKRPGIVPSSLHSSSQTQMIDECSNDVIIKKIKQEIPEDYYIVANAELTGGVDGPALSLTQMAKPKSQTHAGPSCVGSAKLISHVTSAINTELDPHGMSASPSVISRPVVPKTARVSLASPNRGPTGTHGTNQQVAMQMPVSTSHPNKQISIPLSALQLPGQDDQVASEEFLSHLPSQVSSCEVALSPSVNPEPEVSSSQQQPPVAPTITTEATAQCIPDQDERAAELSREQNEKTIRSTQTALRNFPYSTKLNKFPVFNINDDLNDLCTSAVSPNTTKATRYALNVWRYWCMTNGLKDHTDITKIPAVKLNELLENFYVTVKKSDGSDFLATSLHAIRRGLDRILKNAGVGFSITSSTFSSSTKKLKEKLWVLSKAGMSGARSRNIVYFSLSDEEEMWQAGCLGDDSPITLLSTVVKYNSQYLNMRTLQEHADLMYGDIELLKDPQNQPYFARTDSVKRESRSGSTRVCHGKIYHEHSRGHKQCPYCLLYKYMYIHRPPTQMEAKSPFYLTARKEATDMGNVWYEEQRMGLRSLRGIVPNLAKKVKLENCENFTFVSFTQVSRKLGSHSCCQ
- the Kiaa1958 gene encoding uncharacterized protein KIAA1958 homolog isoform X1 is translated as MEDCLHTSSENLSKLVSWAHSHGTICSLIPNLKHLLSEGSHGNLTAMWGCSAGHAYHWPLTATCRAGSQERVCFQDNRSFNSDSPSIIGVPSETQTSPVERYPGRPVKAKLDCNRTRDSCDFSYCSEPSELDEAVEEYEDENTLFDMVCESSVTDEDSDFEPQTQRPQSIARKRPGIVPSSLHSSSQTQMIDECSNDVIIKKIKQEIPEDYYIVANAELTGGVDGPALSLTQMAKPKSQTHAGPSCVGSAKLISHVTSAINTELDPHGMSASPSVISRPVVPKTARVSLASPNRGPTGTHGTNQQVAMQMPVSTSHPNKQISIPLSALQLPGQDDQVASEEFLSHLPSQVSSCEVALSPSVNPEPEVSSSQQQPPVAPTITTEATAQCIPDQDERAAELSREQNEKTIRSTQTALRNFREFLISKYPSETREIYVIPCKELDAYLASFFVDARQKDGSEYEPNSLANYQCGLERYLKEHRYGYSITRDKEFKRSQEALKQKQIELRCKGKGNKPHKSMKLTFADELILRKRGLLSRYNPEGLLNLVWLNNTKAFGHCTGFHGSTLKWGDIRLRVTETGLEYLEWMGQDTGDLNAKTKRGGTDSRVYATQHAPQTCPVQDYKEYAQRRPPAMRYEDAPFYLSIKPVVNLAALHWYNCQALGKNKLAKMVKTMCEKGNIPGRKTNFSVYQSCSTLSEAQSNQLVLICNNLSQQAAQSVAGHSNSGNFIVSASYDSSSDTA
- the Kiaa1958 gene encoding uncharacterized protein KIAA1958 homolog isoform X3, with the translated sequence MEDCLHTSSENLSKLVSWAHSHGTICSLIPNLKHLLSEGSHGNLTAMWGCSAGHAYHWPLTATCRAGSQERVCFQDNRSFNSDSPSIIGVPSETQTSPVERYPGRPVKAKLDCNRTRDSCDFSYCSEPSELDEAVEEYEDENTLFDMVCESSVTDEDSDFEPQTQRPQSIARKRPGIVPSSLHSSSQTQMIDECSNDVIIKKIKQEIPEDYYIVANAELTGGVDGPALSLTQMAKPKSQTHAGPSCVGSAKLISHVTSAINTELDPHGMSASPSVISRPVVPKTARVSLASPNRGPTGTHGTNQQVAMQMPVSTSHPNKQISIPLSALQLPGQDDQVASEEFLSHLPSQVSSCEVALSPSVNPEPEVSSSQQQPPVAPTITTEATAQCIPAYSTKLNKFPVFNINDDLNDLCTSAVSPNTTKATRYALNVWRYWCMTNGLKDHTDITKIPAVKLNELLENFYVTVKKSDGSDFLATSLHAIRRGLDRILKNAGVGFSITSSTFSSSTKKLKEKLWVLSKAGMSGARSRNIVYFSLSDEEEMWQAGCLGDDSPITLLSTVVKYNSQYLNMRTLQEHADLMYGDIELLKDPQNQPYFARTDSVKRESRSGSTRVCHGKIYHEHSRGHKQCPYCLLYKYMYIHRPPTQMEAKSPFYLTARKEATDMGNVWYEEQRMGLRSLRGIVPNLAKKVKLENCENFTFVSFTQVSRKLGSHSCCQ